In Deltaproteobacteria bacterium, the genomic stretch GCGCGATTTCGGAGTGCGAGTATTTGACCAGCGCGGGCGACAAGGTGATCCGGCCGGTTTTCTTCGGTAAAGGCTTGGACAAGGTCGATGAGATAAAAGAAGCGGCGCAAAAGATTCGCGATGAGCTGAAGCGGCTCGACGAGCAGCTTGTGAGTGCGTCCTGGTTGGTCGGTGAAGACATGTCCGCAGCCGATATCGCGGTATTTCCGCTGGTGCAGCTCTGTCTGCGCGCGGCTGCGAAAGATGCGGCCAAGCCGTTTGACTTGAGAATTGCTCCTTTGGCTGAATATTTTCCCAGTGTCACCAAGTGGGTGCGGCAAATCGAGACGCTGCCCTACTACGAGCGCACCTACCCGCCGCACTGGCGGCAGTAACATTCTTTAAAGCATCGACCCCGGCGAAAATAAACTACGAGGAGGAAAAAACATGGCAACTAACTTCAAAGGAAGCTGTCTTTGCGGCGCAGTGCGCTATGAGTGCAATGCTGAACCGTTGTTTATGGGCAACTGCCATTGCCGCGATTGCCAGAAGGCAACCGGTGCGGCCTACGATCCTTGCATAGGCGTGCCCGCCGCAGCGTTGAAGGTCACAGGCGCTGTAAAGTATCACGACACCAAGGCGGATAGCGGCAACACGCTCAGCCGAGGCTTTTGCCCAGAGTGCGGCAGCCGTTTGTTCGCCAAGACCAGCGCCATGCCAGCCCTCGGCATGATTACGGCTGCCACCCTAGACGATCCCAGCCAGTACAAACCGAGCATGGATATATTTACCTCGAGCGCGCAGCCTTGGGATCATATGAATCCCGCACTGCCGAAATTTCCCAAGATGCCGCCGATGGGTGGGTAGTCGAGGTAGCGATTGATGTCTTGGTTGCCGTGGGTCGTCGGCGGGAGACCTGACATGATCGACTGGGCAAGAATTTGCGCCCGAATGCTTCTCATCGCGATCAGCGTGAGCCTGCTAGTCGCCGGCGCGCACGCCGCGGAGCGCACCAAAATCACTCTTGGCTATTCAACCACCGGACCCACGGCGGTGGGTTTGTGGATGGCTAAGGAGATCGGCGCGTTCGGCAAGTACGGCGTTGAGCCAAACTTGGTTTTCATCTCATCGAGCCCGGTGATGGTGCCGGCGCTGCTCGGCGGCGATGTGCAGTGCGCCATCGCCGGCGCCAACGCGGTCATCGCAGCCGCCGCCGGTGGCGCGCCGATCGTCTCGGTGGCCAGCCTGGCCAATCGACCGTACCTGCGCTTGTGGGCGCAGCCGGAATTTAGCCGCACCGATGAGCTGCGTGGCAAGACGCTCGGGGTGTCGCGCTTCGGCGCCACCACCGACAATCTGACGCGCATTCTTTTGCGCCGCTTAGGTTTGGAGAACGCGGTCAATATTCGCCAGCTAGGCGGCACCCTCGAAGTGGGGCTGGCTTTTCGCCACCGCCAGATCGACGGCGCAGTGCTAGCGACGCTGCGCACCGACGTGCCTTATCGCATTCTAGTCGAGCTGGCTGACTCTGGCATTCAATATTCGATGGGCCAACTGGTGGTTTCACGGGACTTTTTGCGCCGTTCGCCAGAGACCATGGAGAAAGTCCTGCGCGCCTATCTCGAAGGGGTGGTGGTCGTGCGCGATGGCGCGCAAAAAGAGCGCGTCGTCCGTACGATCGCCAGCGTGACGCGGCTCAAAGAGATGAAAGCAGTGGAAGAAATCTACAGCGATGCGGCAAAGTATCTCGACCGCATCCCGCGTGTGGAGCCAGAAGCGGTAGCCGCGACATTGGAACTAATGGGCAGGAAGGGCTTGCCGCTGGAAACCTTCGCGGACAACTCGATCCTCGATCGGCTGGTCAAAGAAGGCTTTGTCGATCAACTCTACAAGAAACGTTGAGTGCTGTTCCTAAAGCAAGAGAGGCCAGGCATTTTGCCTGGCCTCTCTGACTTGGTGGAACCTCGGGCTGTGTCTTTCTCTGTTGTTTATGCGTCCACGTTTTCGATGCTGTATCGGCGCTGTTGTGGTGAACTCTTCCTATTGCAACGGCGAGTCCAATCTCTCTTGGGCGGTCGGACCAGGATCTACCTTGCAGCATTGGGGCTTAGCGCTCGCGGATGCGTTCGAAATTCCTATTGAAGGGGAGGGCTTTCGAGGGACGGAGCAGGGCGCATAAGCCTGAATCCTTGACCCAACGCCGGCCTTGTCCTAGTTTAGCCCAATCCCAGAATCTCGGTCGGAGGATAGGAGGCCTGTCGCTATGTTCGCGCAGATCAAACACGCCGCCATTTACACGCCGAATCCAGCCAACACGATTCCGTTCTACGAGAAAATCCTCGGTATGAAGAAGATCACCACTGGCGCTGCTCAAAACGTTTGCGGGGTTGCCGGATATGGAGATGACCCGCAAGACTTACGAAATAGTGAAAGAGATTTGGCCGGATAACGGTATTCCGTCCGATAAAGGATTGGCGACGGCTCTGAGCATGGCCGATGTGCCGGCCCATGTTCCGGCTGATAAAATCGTCGATTGGTCGGTGGTAAGTGAGGCGGCAGCAGGGCAAAAAAGTCGTCCGTAAGGAGGCTTGAATCATGGACTCCGAAATGGCGGTCAATATCCCATATACCGCTGAAACTGGCGAGCCATTGGTCAACGAGACCTTTGGCCCAAATAATATTCGCCGGCGCAATTCAGGCACCCAAGAGTTGAAACCGATGATGCTCTGCAACGGCCGGCTCTTTGCCGAGCGCTTATCGCTTGAAGAGCAAGGATTTGTTTTCGTTGAGCACAGAACCAAAGTGACGGATTTTTTCGCGCCCGAACAGCTGCAGAAGATTTACTATCCTGAAATCGAAGAACTGATAAAGACCCAGTCCGGTGCTGCGCGCGTGGTGATTTTCGATCATACGCTGCGCTCGGGGAATGAAGCGGAGCGCGAGGAAAAATTGATCCGCGAGCCGGTGCTGTCGGCGCATAACGATTACACCGAGTGGTCGGGGCCGAACCGTGTGCGCGAAGTTCTGCCTGACGAAGCGGACAGGCTGCTGGCGCGCCGCTTTGCGATCATCCAAGTGTGGCGCGCCATCAATCAACCGATTCAGGCTAACCCGTTGGCGCTGGCCGATGCGAAAAGTATCGCGCCGAAAGATTTGGTAGTCGCGGAGCGGCGCTATCCGCACCGGGTGGGGCAGACCTATCGATTGAAGTATCGCCCCGAACATCGCTGGTATTATTTCCCGCAGATGCGGCGCGACGAGGCGGTGGTATTTAAAGTCTTTGATTCAGAAAAGGACGGCCGGGCGCGGTTTACGCCGCACACTTCCTTCGATGATCCGACCACGCCGCCCAACGCGCCGGCGCGACAGAGTATCGAGGTGCGAGCTTTTGCGTTTTTTTGATCTTGGCTGGGGACGACTCTATCGCCCGCTCGCTGCGCTCCATGCGTGTTTGCCGAAAAAGGACACACTCTAATCCAACCAATTGTTCCAATCTCGAAATCATAAGACTGCCTTCTGGAACTAGACTGTCTCGTCTTCCTCTTTGGAATCAACAAGCCCTTAAATACTGAAAATATATTCAGTAAAGGTTCGCTTCGGAAGGGAGCGAACCAAGAAAGCTTTCGAAGTCACGTCGAAGCTATGTCTGTGCAAGCAGCTGTGGTTGATCGCTCCCGAAACCGCGCCAGAACATAGGAGGAAACACCATGGAAACAATCAGCACGGTTCTCGCAGGCTATGGTCCTGGCGCTCGCTTACAACGCGAAGAGGCCCAAGAGCGTGCGACACCTATCGCTGTTCTAAGCAAGAAGTGACCAGGCCCAGGTCATGGGCCCAGCGCTTCAGGTCGCGCCGAAAGCACATCCATGCCATTACGAGCGACGCCGCCGGAGCCGACCAGGCAAAAACCGCAAATTTCACTAATCGCTCCGAGGATTGACACGCTCACCGGTTCAGCGCCATATCTCCGGCAAGAAAAATAGGTGGTTTAAATTTCCTATACATCTATACATATAAGCAAGCGAAAACCGTCCACGGCTACAACCGATAAGTCGGTGTTTTAATCGCTTGACGGACTTTTTTCAGACAAACAATTTAGAGGAAAAAACTATGAAACGAAAAATTACATTATCAATCGCGCTCGTTTTGAGCCTTGTTTTAGTATCGCTGATGAGTTCGGATTCGCCCGTCGGGGCGCAACCGCCGCAAAGATTTAGGGTTGCCACAGGTGTCATCACTCCCGCCGCGGGTCAGACACTCCGCGTTACGGTTGGTCGGGGATTTAGGGTTGACGACGTTAGCGTGCGCTTTATGTGGAGGCAATATATGGCGGCAGGTTGTAGCGGGATGCCTTCAATGTGCCGCCACACCGTTGCCTCGCAAGGCGCTACGCTACCGACAGCACTGGGCGATGACACTCTTTCGTTCGATATGCCGGGAAACGGAAACGGAGTCAATGTAGTAGTCGAGGGCAACAGTCGAAACGTCCAGATCAATGCCATGATTTTCAACAACGCTACGGGGGAAATTACGGCACTGTTGAGCGCCGGTGAAGTGGACACGTGGTGATGTTAATGGCGATGGCGTTTATACCAAAAAGACCAACCATGCTGGCGGACGCGAAAGAACTGCGCGGACATTCGAGATACGGCTTTCGCGCGATAATGTCAAAGCCGCTTGGAGAAATCTCGATTTGACACCCGGAAAGGTTGAAAAACTTTAGCTCGACCCGATAAACCATTTTCAAAAAAAATCGTGTAAAATACCTGAGAAGTTTTTCCGGTAAATTTTATGCGCGATATTCCCGTTGGCAATGGCTCTCTGCTGGTAACATTTAACGAAAAATATCAAATCCGCGACGTCTTCTTTCCGCACGTCGGGCAGGAGAATCATACGGAAGGTTTTCCGTTTCGGTTCGGCGTGTTCGCGGACGGCGAATTTTCGTGGATTTTTGAGGGCGATTGGCAAATTTCGCTTAAATACTTGCCTGAAACACTTGTTACAGATGCCAAATTAACTAATGAAAATTTAGGTTTGGAGATTGTTTCAAACGACACGGTGGCGAGCCACGAAAATATTTTTCTGCGGCGTGTTCGTGTGTCGAATCTGCTCGATAAGACGCGGGATGTTCGGATTTTTCTGCACCACGATTTTCGGATTTCGGAAAACAAAATCGGCGACACGGCGTTTTATGAACCGGAAGCACTCGCGCTTGTCCATTACAAAAAAAACCGCTATTTTTTGATAAATTCGCGCCGCATTTTGACGCATTTTCTACGGGACGCAAGGCTTTCCGCGACCAGGAAGGCACTTGGCGCGACGCGGAAGACGGCGCGTTGAACGGCGGCGCGATAACCGAAGGCTCGGTAGATTCGACCGTTCAGATAAATTTAAACATCGAACCGCAAGGCGTGAAAGAATTTTATTATTGGATTTGCGCGGGCAAATCTTTACAGGAAGTTTCCGAGCTAAACACGCATATCAAAAAGCAAACGCCCGAACGGTTTCTCAAATCCGAGGATTGACACGCTCACCGGTTCAGCGCTATATCTCCGCCAAGAAAAATAGGTGGTTTAAATTTCCTATACATCCTATACATTTTGGACGCCCTTACTCCTTACTGCTCACCCCTCACGAATTCTCAGAGGTTGTACAGCGCTTTAGGATTGTCATAGAGAATCTTGTCGATATGCGTCGCCGGGACATTGCCTTGGCGCCGGATGTTTTTTAGCGCCTCGATTTCGGCGGAGGTATCGTTGTGGCCGTAGTCCGAACCGATGACGATGTTGTCTTCGCCGGCGTATTGCAAAACATAACTGAGATCGTCGTCGGTTTGGCAGGCGACGTAAAGGTGGTTCTCGCGCATGATGTCGCTCGGAGATTTCAGGCCATGCTGTTTGTAGCGGCGTGCCAACTCGTGAATCACGTAGGGCACCCATTGGGCTTTGACTTCGATGAAACCGAATCTCAAGTTGGGAAACATGGCGGGAATACCCTTGTAGACCAGCGTGTGAAAGGCGATTAGCACCGGTAATTTAAACAGCGAAAAGCCGCTCTCGCGCTCGAAATGATTCATCCATTGGAAGTCTCCGGTGGAGGCGTGGATGCAGATCGCAATATTGCGCTCGGCGGCGAGCTGGTAGAGCGGAAAGAAATAGGCGTCGCTGAGCAAGCGATCTTCGACCAAGCCGCGGATAAACAAACCGACCGCGCCGTTGTCTGCGGCGAAGCGAGTCTCGGCCAGTGTGTCTTCCATGTTGAGCACCGGCAGCGTCGCCACCCAGCGCAAGCGCTTTTGGCTCTTGCTGCACAGCTCAGCAATCCAGCGATTGTAGCTGCGGCACAAGGCGACTTCGATTTCCGGTCGATTGGTCAGCGGGGTTAAGAAGACCGTCGGGTAAAGCACCTGGACATCGACGCCCAACTGGTCCATGTGGCGCAGGCGCGCTTCGACCTCGCGCATCTCGCTGGAGGCGGCCGGCAGTTCCGTGCTGACGGGACCGCGTTCAAAGGGCCGGCGATCGATTAACCAAAATTGTTTGCGGCCATCCTGGCTGGCGACCATGACCGGACGAAACTTGTTTTCCGATTCTCGCAAGTAGTCCCAGGTGTGTTCCGATTCAATAACGTGAGCGTCGGCGTCGATGATGGCCATGACCGAATTCCTTGTAATTAGAAACCCGAGCGCTGGGCATGAGTGGGGGTGCTCCCCTCACTCCTCAGCCCCTGTCCTCACGGGATTTTCTAGTGCGTGCCGCAAATCACGTTTAACACGGCTTGGCGCTTATCTTCCTTGACCACTTTCAGTGCGCGCTTGAGCGCGGGCAGCATGTCCGCTGGATTGTCGACCATCTCGCCGTAACCGTCATGGGCCGAGACGATTCTTTCATAGCGCGGCGACGGCGCGAGGGAGGTCAGCGGATAATTGTTCGTGCTGGCGGACCAACCGTCGGGCAAGACCTGTTGGGTCGCCGCTTTGCTGGAATTCCAAATCGCATTGTTGCAGATGATCGTCAACAGCGGCAAGTCGTAGGCGTGGGAAACGAAGTGACAGGCCGTCGGATTGTTGAACATGTACGTCCCGTCGCCGCAGGTCACGATGACAGTTTTCTCGGGCCGTGCGAGCTTCATGCCCAAGCCGCCGCCGATGCCCCAGCCCAGGCCGCCGGCGGGTGAGCCGCCGAAGTAGGTCGCGGGTTTGCTGACGGTCAAATACTCGCTGCCGACGCCGTGGTCGCTGATGACGATGGTGTCATCGTCTCTGAGTTGATCGATGCAATGGGCCATCCATGCGTGGCTTATCGGCGTTGCGCCGCGGTCATGTTCGAGCTTTTGCTTCAGACCTTCGCGGTACTTCTTGTTCTTCGCGCGAATCTGCTCGGCACGCTCGGACAGTGCGCTGCCGCGGCTGGCGCTTTGTAGCTCTTGCGCTAAAAGCTCCAAAGCTAATTTCGGATCGCCACCAATAGAAATGTCTTTGGGGAAGCTCCGTATCGGAATATCGCCGTAATTGGGATCGCGGGCGATTTGTATGACTGTGGCATTTTCCGGCGGCGTGCCTTGACGCGGGTACCACGGCACATCGGACTCAACGACGACTACTACGTCAGCCTCCTTGATGTACGGCATGGAGTTGGTCCCCAAATAGAATTCGTGCGTGTTGGGAAAACTGACGAATGGACTGGCGGGTGTGACCACAGGGGCGACCAGCGCCTCGGCGAACCCAACCAGCGATTTCATCGCGGTCGGGTCGGAGCCTAGGCGGCCGGTGATGATTACGGGACTCTTTGCACTGCGGAGAACTTCCGCGGTGCGTTTGATCGAGGCTGTGCTCGGTGCCAAGGGCTCACTCTGTGCTTTGCGATTGGGGTGAATGACGAGGGAGTCCATCTTTTGCGCCAACACCTCGCGCGGCAGAGTTAAATAAACAGGTCCCTGAGGAGTGCCCGTCGCCATTTCGATGGCGCGATCGACGACGGCTTCCAACTGCTCGCCGTTGCGCAGCTCGTAGTCCCAGCGAGTGAATTCGCGCAGCAAGCTGCCCTGATCGAAAGATTCTTGCCCCCAGTGAATAAAGTTGCTGCGGCTGCCGCGCATGCCGGTTTCGGTGAGCGGCGTGCGCCCGGCGGAGAAAATCATCGGTACGTTGAGCCGTGAGGCGTTCATCACCGCCGCCGACGCATTGCCGGTGCCGACAATGACATGAACCATGACCACTTGGGGCTCGCCGGTGAGCATCGCATAGCCTTGCGCCATGCTGACGGCGACGAACTCATGCGGCACCGTGATCGGCACCGGATGGTTTTTCTTTTCGCTGGCGAATTTCGCCAGGCCATCGATAATCGGCCCGAAGTCCGTGCCGCTGTTGCCGAAA encodes the following:
- a CDS encoding ABC transporter substrate-binding protein, whose translation is MSWLPWVVGGRPDMIDWARICARMLLIAISVSLLVAGAHAAERTKITLGYSTTGPTAVGLWMAKEIGAFGKYGVEPNLVFISSSPVMVPALLGGDVQCAIAGANAVIAAAAGGAPIVSVASLANRPYLRLWAQPEFSRTDELRGKTLGVSRFGATTDNLTRILLRRLGLENAVNIRQLGGTLEVGLAFRHRQIDGAVLATLRTDVPYRILVELADSGIQYSMGQLVVSRDFLRRSPETMEKVLRAYLEGVVVVRDGAQKERVVRTIASVTRLKEMKAVEEIYSDAAKYLDRIPRVEPEAVAATLELMGRKGLPLETFADNSILDRLVKEGFVDQLYKKR
- a CDS encoding thiamine pyrophosphate-requiring protein gives rise to the protein MDFDRRRQRRRNLQSYVRPGQHLRLLAPLFAPLEKRRQGLSLRARSDAGELADRSNTKTNRIKSGVHSMEKKTVTLPVETVGQAYLELLRARGIKYFFGNSGTDFGPIIDGLAKFASEKKNHPVPITVPHEFVAVSMAQGYAMLTGEPQVVMVHVIVGTGNASAAVMNASRLNVPMIFSAGRTPLTETGMRGSRSNFIHWGQESFDQGSLLREFTRWDYELRNGEQLEAVVDRAIEMATGTPQGPVYLTLPREVLAQKMDSLVIHPNRKAQSEPLAPSTASIKRTAEVLRSAKSPVIITGRLGSDPTAMKSLVGFAEALVAPVVTPASPFVSFPNTHEFYLGTNSMPYIKEADVVVVVESDVPWYPRQGTPPENATVIQIARDPNYGDIPIRSFPKDISIGGDPKLALELLAQELQSASRGSALSERAEQIRAKNKKYREGLKQKLEHDRGATPISHAWMAHCIDQLRDDDTIVISDHGVGSEYLTVSKPATYFGGSPAGGLGWGIGGGLGMKLARPEKTVIVTCGDGTYMFNNPTACHFVSHAYDLPLLTIICNNAIWNSSKAATQQVLPDGWSASTNNYPLTSLAPSPRYERIVSAHDGYGEMVDNPADMLPALKRALKVVKEDKRQAVLNVICGTH
- a CDS encoding amidohydrolase, whose product is MAIIDADAHVIESEHTWDYLRESENKFRPVMVASQDGRKQFWLIDRRPFERGPVSTELPAASSEMREVEARLRHMDQLGVDVQVLYPTVFLTPLTNRPEIEVALCRSYNRWIAELCSKSQKRLRWVATLPVLNMEDTLAETRFAADNGAVGLFIRGLVEDRLLSDAYFFPLYQLAAERNIAICIHASTGDFQWMNHFERESGFSLFKLPVLIAFHTLVYKGIPAMFPNLRFGFIEVKAQWVPYVIHELARRYKQHGLKSPSDIMRENHLYVACQTDDDLSYVLQYAGEDNIVIGSDYGHNDTSAEIEALKNIRRQGNVPATHIDKILYDNPKALYNL
- a CDS encoding glutathione S-transferase family protein produces the protein MAIELYWGSGSPFAWRVMLALEAKRLPYESKLLEFSKGDHKSPEFLKLNPRGKVPCLKDGDFVLYESLAMMAYLDRKYSEPPLFGKSPEETGLIWRAISECEYLTSAGDKVIRPVFFGKGLDKVDEIKEAAQKIRDELKRLDEQLVSASWLVGEDMSAADIAVFPLVQLCLRAAAKDAAKPFDLRIAPLAEYFPSVTKWVRQIETLPYYERTYPPHWRQ
- a CDS encoding GFA family protein, producing the protein MATNFKGSCLCGAVRYECNAEPLFMGNCHCRDCQKATGAAYDPCIGVPAAALKVTGAVKYHDTKADSGNTLSRGFCPECGSRLFAKTSAMPALGMITAATLDDPSQYKPSMDIFTSSAQPWDHMNPALPKFPKMPPMGG
- a CDS encoding methyltransferase, translated to MDSEMAVNIPYTAETGEPLVNETFGPNNIRRRNSGTQELKPMMLCNGRLFAERLSLEEQGFVFVEHRTKVTDFFAPEQLQKIYYPEIEELIKTQSGAARVVIFDHTLRSGNEAEREEKLIREPVLSAHNDYTEWSGPNRVREVLPDEADRLLARRFAIIQVWRAINQPIQANPLALADAKSIAPKDLVVAERRYPHRVGQTYRLKYRPEHRWYYFPQMRRDEAVVFKVFDSEKDGRARFTPHTSFDDPTTPPNAPARQSIEVRAFAFF